In Roseicyclus marinus, the genomic window GGCGGCGGGCCGTGATCTTCTGGCCCTGCAGAACCCCACGATCCGCGCCATCGCGAGCGACGGGCCGGTGGACAGCGCCTTGCCGCGCTTCGATCTGGACGATGTCGCGGGCATCGCCGCCTTCATCCGCGCGGAGGTGGGGCTGTGAGCGACGCGTTGATCCCACCGCGCCTGCGCAACGATTGTTTCGCCATGCCGCAGGGTGTGGCCTGGGTGCCCGTCGATGAGGCGCTGGCGCTGTTGCGCGCGCGGCTTCACGCGGTGACGGGCATCGAGGATGTGGCCACGTCAGGGGCGCAGGGTCGCATTCTGGCGGCACCCGTCACCGCGCGCCGGTCGAACCCGCCGCGCCCCAATTCCGCCGTCGATGGCTATGGGTTCGCCCATGACGCGACGGGGGACGGGGTGCAGCGCCTGCCGCTTGTGCCCGGTCGCGCGGCGGCCGGCCAACCCTTTGACGGGGCGGTGCCGCCCGGTCATGCCCTGCGCATCCTGACGGGCGCGATCCTGCCCGATGGGATCGATACCGTCGTGCTGGAGGAAGATTGCGCCACCGATGGGCAGGTCGTGGCCTTTGACGGGCCGGTCAAGCGCGGCATCAACACCCGCAAGGCGGGCGAGGATGTGACCGAAGGCGCAACAATCCTGCCTGCCGGTCGTAGGCTCACCCCCGCCGATCTGGCGCTTTTGTCGGCTGTCGGCGTGGCGCAGGTGACTGTTCATCGCCGCCTGCGGGTGGGTGTTCTGTCCACCGGGGACGAGCTTTTGCCCGATCCCGGCACGGACGCCGCGCCGCACCAAATTTTTGATGCCAACCGCCCCATGCTCCTGGCCTTGATCGAGGCATGGGGGTACGAGCCTGTCGATCTGGGCCATGCGCCCGATGATGCGGCGATCATCGCCGCGCGGCTCGATCACGGGGCGCAGCAGGCCGATGCGATCCTGACCTCGGGCGGCGCTTCGGCGGGGGACGAGGACCATGTCTCGCGCCTGTTGCGCGAGCGCGGCACCTTGTCGAGCTGGCGGATCGCGGTCAAGCCGGGCCGCCCCTTGGCACTGGCGCTCTGGGGTGGGGTTCCGATCTTCGGCTTGCCGGGAAATCCCGTGGCGGCGCTGACCTGTGCCTTGGTCTTTGCCAGACCTGCGCTGTCGCTTTTGGCCGGGGCGGGATGGGTCCAACCCCAAGGCTTCACTGTGCCTGCGGCCTTCACCAAGACAAAAAAGGCCGGGCGGCGCGAATTCCTGCGCGCGCGCCTGACAGAGGATGGCGCGGCAGAGGTTTTCGCCTCCGAAGGGTCGGGGCGGATATCAGGTCTCAGCTGGGCCACGGGGCTTGTCGAATTGCCGGACGAGGCCTGCACCATCAAGCCGGGTGATCCGGTGCGCTATATCCCCTATGCCTCTTTCGGGATCACGTCCGCCGGATGAGATAGGCCTGCGCGCCGTCGCCCGCGTCCTCGACCCCCAAAAGCTCGTGACCGCTTTCGGCGCAAAAGTGGGGCACATCCACAACGGCGGCCGGATCGCTGGCCAGAAGTCGCAGAACCTGCCCCGGTTGCATGGATTTCAACCGCTTGCGCGCCTTCAAGACCGGCAGCGGGCAGAGCAGGCCCAATGTGTCCAGCGTCGCATCCTCGACCATCTGTGCCTCATGTTCCGTGCAGGTCCGCGTTCTTGCAGACCTCGCTATCCTGCACCGATGTGCTAGTGCAAGTGTCGCGCAGTTCGCAAGGTCATGAAGACTGGCCGGGCGCGTCCGATCCGTGGCCGCAGCAGACGTGCGGCGCCATCCTGTCCGGCTTGGGTGTATTGTTCCTGTTTCTTGGCGACAGAGGCGCCGACGCGCTTACCGCGTGGTGCCGCCTCTCCCATCCCCATATCGCTGTCATGGCAGCCCGACCCGGTCTTACCCGGTGCCAAGATCGAGCGTCACCTGCGTTCCCTTGTCGTCCGTCCCGGCCTGAAAAAGCAGTTTCCAGCCTTCGGCCTTTGCACGCTGTCGCATGTTTTCCAGCCCACGTCCCCGGTAATGGCCTTTGGGGTCGAAGCCCTGCCCGTTGTCGCGGATCGCGATCTGGCCCGTGCCGTCCTGTTCGCCCCCTGTGACCGCGACATGGATCGCTTGGGCACCGGAATGGCGGATCGCATTGGCGACAGCCTCCTGCATGATGCGCGCGGCCTGCAACATCTGGCGTGGGCGCAGGTAGATGCGGCGAGACGCGTCGAGATCCCAGGTCAGATCCAGCGATAGATGCCGCGCGCGCGCCGCGATCCGTTCCAGCAGGCTGCCCAACACCGACCACAGGCTTTCGCCCTCGGCATCGAGGCTGTTGATCAGGATGCGCAGGTCGGCAAGGCAATCCTCGATCACCTCCACCGCCTCGGTCGCGGGAACATCGCCGCCGCGAAGCCGCATCTTACCGATCGCCAGCGTGTTGCCGAACCCGTCGTGGATATCCTTCAGAAGCGCTTCGCGTTCCGCGATGCGGGCCTTTTCGCTCGCGGCTTCCAACAGTGTCTGATTTGCGCGGCGCAGCGCCTGTTCGCTGATTTTCTGGTCGGTGATGTCCTGGATGACCCCTTCCCAGATCCATGTTCCGTCCGCCACTTGCCGAGGAATGGATTCCGCCACGATCCAACGCACCTGCCCGTCGACCAAAAGGCGCGTTTCCTCACGGAACGGTTTCCTGTGAACGAAGGCATGGGCGTTCTTCTGAACCCAGTCGTCGTAATCATCCGGATGCACACATTCAAAAGCACTCAACGGATCGGCCCGCGCCGTCTCTGCGTCGAGCCCCATGATCTCCAGGAACCTGCGGCTCATGAACCGAAACTGCGCGAGCTCGTCTCCCGGTTCGAGCACCATAGTATAGGTCCCGATCGGAATGTTCTCGGTAAGCTCGTAGGCCGTTTGCGCCAAGATGA contains:
- a CDS encoding sulfurtransferase TusA family protein translates to MVEDATLDTLGLLCPLPVLKARKRLKSMQPGQVLRLLASDPAAVVDVPHFCAESGHELLGVEDAGDGAQAYLIRRT
- the glp gene encoding gephyrin-like molybdotransferase Glp, with protein sequence MPQGVAWVPVDEALALLRARLHAVTGIEDVATSGAQGRILAAPVTARRSNPPRPNSAVDGYGFAHDATGDGVQRLPLVPGRAAAGQPFDGAVPPGHALRILTGAILPDGIDTVVLEEDCATDGQVVAFDGPVKRGINTRKAGEDVTEGATILPAGRRLTPADLALLSAVGVAQVTVHRRLRVGVLSTGDELLPDPGTDAAPHQIFDANRPMLLALIEAWGYEPVDLGHAPDDAAIIAARLDHGAQQADAILTSGGASAGDEDHVSRLLRERGTLSSWRIAVKPGRPLALALWGGVPIFGLPGNPVAALTCALVFARPALSLLAGAGWVQPQGFTVPAAFTKTKKAGRREFLRARLTEDGAAEVFASEGSGRISGLSWATGLVELPDEACTIKPGDPVRYIPYASFGITSAG
- a CDS encoding PAS domain-containing sensor histidine kinase yields the protein MTLPGEKSPQVSTAGFSLDRNANGVFRIRSASKALYQILDVDPGAPTGLWDTLCQRIHPEDRADFDAAFHDPDITQDMSWQGRLLVSGEIRIVTIDVQPVVSSTADTTWIGTLTKLPEAGDLNRAFAAVLEAAQAVMVRYDILRQENQWDPSGRVLTFDEDIPKLTMDRAKWEMLLHPEDREDVLHIMGEMERGTRQSAMLLYRRLNADGTWRWRRVLAGIGERDATGKPLSLMGFSYDVTTVMEELERVTAEAAALRDALDESKVILAQTAYELTENIPIGTYTMVLEPGDELAQFRFMSRRFLEIMGLDAETARADPLSAFECVHPDDYDDWVQKNAHAFVHRKPFREETRLLVDGQVRWIVAESIPRQVADGTWIWEGVIQDITDQKISEQALRRANQTLLEAASEKARIAEREALLKDIHDGFGNTLAIGKMRLRGGDVPATEAVEVIEDCLADLRILINSLDAEGESLWSVLGSLLERIAARARHLSLDLTWDLDASRRIYLRPRQMLQAARIMQEAVANAIRHSGAQAIHVAVTGGEQDGTGQIAIRDNGQGFDPKGHYRGRGLENMRQRAKAEGWKLLFQAGTDDKGTQVTLDLGTG